The sequence below is a genomic window from Thioalkalivibrio sp. ALJ12.
GATCAGCGTGTCGGCCTCGGCCCCGGGGTCTACCCAGGCGGCGGCGCGGGTCTGGTCGCACCAGATCAAGGTGGCGTTCTGCGCGAGTGCGGTAACGGGGTGGCTCAGGTGCTGGAGCATATGGGCTGTGCAGATCGGTGACGAGAACGCGGATTGTGCCCGTTTTGGATTCGTGACGGGAATTCGGGAATAGAACGCGCGCGCCTGCGTCTTAAAGGGTGTGCAGATCTTTAGAAAAAGCGGTCGAGCGGAGCAGCCCAAGAGTACGACCCCCTGCGTACGAGGCTGCTTGACAAGAAGATCGCTATATTAGAAGATTTGCATATGCTGATTGCTGCCCCCCCTGGTAGCGTCAGCAGACTCCTCCATCCTCCTTTGGTGGTTTTCTTGGCGCGGGCTTCGACCCGCGCTTTTTTTTGCCCGGAATTCGCATCCCGACAAAGCCCTGCCTAACATGACGGCGATGTCCGGATCCCCGAACGCCTGATGCCCACACGTCTGAACAGTCTGCGCAATGCGGTGTTGCTGTTTGTCCTGCTGCCCCTGTTGCTGGTGGTCGGCGGCACGGTGACGCTCGGGCTGCAGGAGTTCCAGACGCAGATGGAAAATCGCATGCAGGCCGATATCGAGCTGGTTGCGCGTTCCATTCGCCTGCCTGTGGCCACCGCGATGATTGACCAGGACGTGACCACGGTGCAGCAGTCGCTGGACTCGTTGTTCCAGATCGATCAGGTGTTCGGCGTCTACGTCTACGACGCCCAGGGCGACATGGTCGCCACCAGCGGGCCGCCCAGCCCCACCATTCGCCACCCGGGCGAGGCCCAGGCGATCAGCGAGACGGGCAGCCTTGGCGCCTTCGACGAACATCAGGGGCGCGAGGTCTTCTCGTTCTTCCTGCCACTGTCGGATTCCGCCGGGCGGATCGTCGGCCTGTTGCAGGTGACGCGTGACGTCTCGCCGTTCCGGGCCTATGTCTCGCAGCTGCGCTGGCAGGGGGGCATGGTGATGCTGGCGGTCAGCGTGCTGTTCTTGCTGGTGGTCCTGATTGGGCACCATCGAGCGGTCGGGCGTCATGTAGCGCGCCTGATCGGTGCCATGCGAGATATTGGCGACGGGCAGCGGGGGCTGCGCGCCCCGGAGAAGGGACCCTGGGAACTGCGCCGTCTGGCGATCACGATGAACGGGATGCTGGAGCGCCGCGAGGCCTCAGAGGCGGCATTGCAGGCGCAGCGCGAGGAGCAGGCACGGCTCGAGGAAAAGCTGCGCCACTCGGAAAAGCTGGCTGCCATTGGTCAACTGGCGGCCGGGGTCGCGCATGAGCTGGGGACACCTCTGGGTATTATCGCCGGCCGGGCCCAGCGTGCCGCGCGGCGCTTGCCCGCGGACGACCCCGCGCACAAGGAGATGAAGGAGCTGCAGGCGGAGCTCGAGCGCGTGGAGACCATCGTCCGCCAGCTCCTGGATTTCGCGCGCCGGAATCCGTTGCAGCAGCGCCCGCTGGAGCTGCAGGGCCTGGTCCGCGAGATCGTGGCGCGCGTACAGGAACGTGGCAAAGGGCGCGAACAGGTGCGCTTTGATCTGGATGGCGGGGCGTTGACGGTGGCGGCGGACCGGTTGCGTCTGGGGCAGGCGCTGGAGAATCTGATCGACAACGCTGCGCAGGCTGCTGCCGAATGTGTGCGGGTGAGTTGGCGCTGCCAGGGCGACACGCTCGAATGTGTGATTGCGGACGATGCCCCGCGCGCGGGGCGCGGAATCTCCGATGAGCAGGCTGACCGCTTGTTCGAGCCCTTTTTTACGACCAAGCCGACGGGCGAGGGGACCGGCCTGGGGCTGGCGGTCGCACAAGTGGCGCTGGAGGACCATGGTGGCCAGGTAAGGCTGGATCGCAACGATCCGCAGCTCACGCGTTTTGTGGTCACGCTCCCGCTCGCGTCCGGCGCCTGTCGCGACAGGCAATCGGAACCGTCCGGGGCGGAGTCGGTCCAGGACGGGCACGCAACAGGTGGAGGAGCGGAATGAGCATGGCCCGGGGTGACGAGCTGAACAATCGCGTGCTGGTCGTCGAAGACGACCGGGGCCATCGCGAGCTCCTGGCCGAAGAGCTGGCCGAAGTGGGCTACGCGGTCACTGCGGTGGAGACGGCCGAGGAGGCCGAGCAGGTCCTGCGGCAGCAAACGGTTTCCCTGGTGGTCAGCGATCTGCGACTGCCCGGTGCCGATGGCTTCCATGTGCTGGAGGTGGCGCGCGACACGGTGCCGGTGCCCGGGTTCATCATGCTCACGGGCTTCGGCACGATCGATCAGGCCGTGACAGCGCTGAAGGCGGGTGCGGACGACTTCCTGACCAAGCCCGTCGATCTGGAGCATCTGCGTCTGGCGGCCGAACGGGTGGCCGAGGCCCGCCGCCTTCGGGCCGAGGTACGCCAGTATCGCGAGGTCCTTGCGGGCGACGAGAGCTTTCATGGCATGCAGGGCAAGAGCCCGGCGATGCTCAAGCTGCATGACCTGATCCGTCGGATCGCCGCGGCCGATGGCAGCGTACTCATCACCGGCGAATCGGGGACGGGCAAGGAGCTGGTGGCCCGCGCGCTGCATGCGGAGAGTGCCCGCGCCGATGGCCCATTCATCGCGCTGAACTGTGCGGGCATCCCGGAGACCTTGCTGGAGTCGGAGTTGTTGGGGCATGTCGCCGGGGCGTTCAGTGGCGCCAAGGGCGCGCGGCGTGGCCTGTTTACCGAGGCCGACGGCGGCACACTGTTCCTCGACGAGATCGCCGAGATGCCGGTGGCCATGCAGAGCAAGCTGCTGCGTTTGCTGCAGGACGGGCGTGTCCGGCCGGTGGGTTCCAACGAGGAGATCGAGACGGACGTGCGCATTGTGGCCGCCACCCACCAGGATCTGCAGGAGCGTATTCGTCACGAGCAGTTCCGCGAGGACCTCTATTACCGTCTCGAGACCTTTCGTATCGAGATCCCGCCCCTGCGCGATCGCGGTGATGACATCGAGCGCCTGGCGCAGCAGTTCCTGCGCGAGCAGGCGCTGGCGCGCGGGCTGCCCGTGCGCGAACTCAGCCCGGAGGCCATGCGTGCCCTGCTGCGCTACGGCTTCCCCGGGAACGTCCGCGAACTGGCCAGCCTGATGGAACGCGCGGCGACGCTCGCATCCGGGGAGGTGATCGAGCTACGCGATCTGCCCGAGCGTGTGCGCCAGTCCGGGGCCGCTAGCGGCTCGGGTGAATCGTCCGGGAATGTCTCTGGAGCCGACCTGCCGATACCCGGCGCCGGTGATGACAGCCACTGGCCCAGCCTCGCCGAGGTGGAGCAGGCCTATCTGCATCGGGTCCTGGAGCATGTCGAGGGCAACAAGCAACGCGCCGCGCGTATCCTGGGGATCGGCCGCAAGACGCTTTATCGCAAGCTGGGCGAGAGCGAGTCGGATTCCTGACCGGCGTTATCTGCTGCGCGCCGCGCCTGGTCTCGGAAAACCTGGGGTACCAACGCGAGTGTGTACATTAATCAGTGTTTCCCGAGTGCCTCTGCTCGGCGCCTCTCCACCGTTCACGGTCGGCTCTATCGTGACCCTTTTCACCCCTCCCAGCCCCTGATGGGCCGTACTGACCCGGGTCGCCCTGACCCATGTGTCGTTTTGACCCGCATCTCATTGTGACCCAGGCCCACCTGCAGGCCCTTTGGGTATTCGTAACACATTGAAGATTATAGTTTTGTTCTCTTTTGGTCGTTT
It includes:
- a CDS encoding ATP-binding protein, with translation MPTRLNSLRNAVLLFVLLPLLLVVGGTVTLGLQEFQTQMENRMQADIELVARSIRLPVATAMIDQDVTTVQQSLDSLFQIDQVFGVYVYDAQGDMVATSGPPSPTIRHPGEAQAISETGSLGAFDEHQGREVFSFFLPLSDSAGRIVGLLQVTRDVSPFRAYVSQLRWQGGMVMLAVSVLFLLVVLIGHHRAVGRHVARLIGAMRDIGDGQRGLRAPEKGPWELRRLAITMNGMLERREASEAALQAQREEQARLEEKLRHSEKLAAIGQLAAGVAHELGTPLGIIAGRAQRAARRLPADDPAHKEMKELQAELERVETIVRQLLDFARRNPLQQRPLELQGLVREIVARVQERGKGREQVRFDLDGGALTVAADRLRLGQALENLIDNAAQAAAECVRVSWRCQGDTLECVIADDAPRAGRGISDEQADRLFEPFFTTKPTGEGTGLGLAVAQVALEDHGGQVRLDRNDPQLTRFVVTLPLASGACRDRQSEPSGAESVQDGHATGGGAE
- a CDS encoding sigma-54 dependent transcriptional regulator: MSMARGDELNNRVLVVEDDRGHRELLAEELAEVGYAVTAVETAEEAEQVLRQQTVSLVVSDLRLPGADGFHVLEVARDTVPVPGFIMLTGFGTIDQAVTALKAGADDFLTKPVDLEHLRLAAERVAEARRLRAEVRQYREVLAGDESFHGMQGKSPAMLKLHDLIRRIAAADGSVLITGESGTGKELVARALHAESARADGPFIALNCAGIPETLLESELLGHVAGAFSGAKGARRGLFTEADGGTLFLDEIAEMPVAMQSKLLRLLQDGRVRPVGSNEEIETDVRIVAATHQDLQERIRHEQFREDLYYRLETFRIEIPPLRDRGDDIERLAQQFLREQALARGLPVRELSPEAMRALLRYGFPGNVRELASLMERAATLASGEVIELRDLPERVRQSGAASGSGESSGNVSGADLPIPGAGDDSHWPSLAEVEQAYLHRVLEHVEGNKQRAARILGIGRKTLYRKLGESESDS